A stretch of the Panicum virgatum strain AP13 chromosome 9N, P.virgatum_v5, whole genome shotgun sequence genome encodes the following:
- the LOC120692388 gene encoding uncharacterized protein LOC120692388 isoform X4, protein MVPNGLLPNASARVTRRLDPERWAVAEDRTAELITRIQPNAHSEGRRLAVYHYVQRLIMNCLSCQVFTFGSVPLKTYLPDGDIDVTAFSNSEELKEIWASLVRDALEREEKSENAEFHVKEVQYIQAEVKIIKCLVENIVVDISFNQVGGLCTLCFLEEIDNLISRNHLFKRSIILIKAWCFYESRILGAHHGLISTYALETLVLYIFHIFNNSFTGPLEVLYRFLEFFSNFDWEKFCLSLWGPVPISSLPDMTAEPPRKDSGECLLNKSFLDTCSSAYGVMPHTQDNQGQPFVSKHFNVIDPLRTNNNLGRSVNKGNYFRIRSAFAYGAKSLGKLLECPKEDLIAELDQFFTNTWIRHGSGSRPDVPIPSLVDVQPLKVVPSVLSNSHRSVTAFKKKVESPKLLGNQDNLRANQANLTEVGHGYPGPSSQTIQKSDLHCRNLPRTVNPSVSHSQHQKVNVAQGNVKVSEQLERNHSAGLMQAERDKRVPNGLFVNDSNGQNMSRFARTRSSPELTDSSGEGFRGRGASVVGMEKPLKVDYGSRRNIMVPEVSSNHSTKSSQDESMSSLNSSHPSAKAVSDSNNVSSSYREDNGFAMNEELPTVSESSDMRHDEQVLVHLMESMKLHGFNGQIQLPMQIPSHLSHSHLLAPTGFSQKHLAAVPPANLIGAPWLPNIQFLRGFVPPPAQYIHNPTFATNVGDGSESEKPIASDASHDTGKSWHEYGVGYSRQFGSEERDPCIYDMDGKERSSLPNGVIVAPLERQAEFALENNGVDDETYTSMFQHQTSREANGVYSKSSGYVNVPSSHAISSRGKALDASSWDDGTVNTTRSSGDNWGKRPAFAAPATTTHSKTSWQMGNVTEHFPSEIDDVPRNMTVVPIINEASEIVAGSDCFSTQSRTSQAANDVDPSQIGMPNPLFAPFLIGSPQPRQADSSGLTFVPTGPLVPFVVLPYVPGNSDGSGPQFDRSEAIDQLPANIAGRNFTSTDSSATSTTSCSTMTEPSGEHKPDILNSDFVSHWHNLQYGRLCQNAHPLGPVLYPFPVPQMYLQGHAAWEGPGRPPAANVNWTQMAPPGQRVFPVMPLQPATERGTGVLHNYGEDAPRHRIGTGTYLPNPVPFRERHSNSRNYRGGYNGDRSDYSDKEASWINSKQRNPNHSYGRSQSERSGMRSDRQANDESQPDRPRRTYRNDSYRHEASSQYFVQGQSFGSTNSMRRQGNTVHGGYTPQSTASNGPSPLSGPPGPPFFMVYSYEPGTNHGASSSEPIEFGSLGPLPAADGDDIPRSARQVMHNGFYGQRRGPYRSGSSHSSPDQPSSPQPRR, encoded by the exons ATGGTGCCCAACGGGCTCCTGCCCAATGCGTCCGCCCGGGTGACACGGCGACTCGACCCCGAGCGCTGGGCGGTCGCGGAGGACCGCACGGCGGAGCTGATCACGCGCATCCAGCCCAACGCGCACTCCGAAGGCCGGAGGCTGGCCGTCTACCACTACGTGCAGCGGCTTATCATGAACTGCCTCTCGTGCCAG GTTTTTACCTTTGGTTCAGTACCTCTCAAGACTTACTTACCTGATGGTGACATTGATGTCACTGCTTTTAGTAATAGTGAAGAATTAAAGGAGATTTGGGCAAGCCTTGTCCGGGATGCATTGGAGCGTGAAGAGAAGAGTGAAAATGCTGAATTTCATGTAAAAGAAGTCCAGTATATTCAGGCAGAG GTCAAGATTATTAAATGTCTTGTGGAAAACATTGTTGTCGACATCTCATTTAATCAAGTCGGTGGACTATGTACACTTTGTTTTCTTGAAGAG ATCGACAACTTGATCAGCCGAAACCATTTATTCAAGCGGAGTATCATATTGATAAAGGCATGGTGTTTCTACGAGAGTCGTATTCTTGGAGCTCACCATGGTCTTATATCTACTTATGCATTGGAGACGCTGGTTCTGTACATATTTCATATATTCAACAATTCTTTTACTGGACCTCTTGAG GTTTTGTACCGTTTCTTAGAGTTTTTCAGCAACTTTGATTGggagaaattttgtttgagcttGTGGGGCCCAGTTCCTATAAGTTCACTTCCAGATATGACTG CGGAACCTCCGCGGAAGGATAGTGGTGAATGTTTGCTGAACAAGTCCTTCCTAGATACCTGTAGTTCTGCATATGGAGTTATGCCTCACACCCAGGATAATCAGGGTCAACCATTTGTTTCCAAACACTTCAATGTTATTGATCCTTTACGTACAAACAACAATCTTGGAAGAAGTGTCAACAAAG GCAATTACTTTAGAATACGCAGTGCTTTTGCCTATGGGGCGAAAAGTCTTGGAAAGTTACTTGAATGTCCAAAAGAAGATTTGATTGCTGAATTGGATCAGTTCTTTACAAATACATGGATAAGACATGGGAGTGGAAGTCGCCCTGATGTGCCTATTCCAAGTCTGGTCGATGTGCAGCCTCTGAAAGTTGTTCCTTCTGTATTGTCAAACAGTCACAGAAGTGTAACAGCATTTAAGAAAAAAGTTGAAAGCCCTAAGCTTCTTGGTAATCAGGATAATCTTCGTGCGAATCAAGCTAATCTTACTGAAGTTGGTCATGGTTATCCTGGTCCTTCTTCTCAGACAATTCAGAAAAGTGACCTACATTGTCGTAATCTGCCAAGAACAGTTAACCCTTCTGTTTCTCATTCTCAGCACCAAAAGGTGAATGTAGCACAAGGAAATGTCAAGGTCTCTGAACAGCTTGAAAGAAATCACTCAGCTGGATTGATGCAAGCTGAAAGGGATAAGAGAGTGCCAAATGGTCTCTTTGTCAATGACAGCAATGGGCAAAACATGTCTAGATTTGCAAGAACCCGATCTAGCCCTGAACTGACAGATTCTTCTGGTGAAGGATTTCGTGGTAGGGGGGCAAGTGTGGTTGGTATGGAAAAACCTTTGAAGGTTGATTATGGAAGCAGAAGAAATATCATGGTTCCAGAAGTGTCTAGCAACCACAGCACGAAGTCTTCACAGGATGAATCAATGTCTTCCTTGAACTCATCTCACCCTAGTGCAAAGGCAGTCTCTGACTCAAATAATGTTTCCAGCAGCTATCGTGAAGATAATGGTTTTGCGATGAATGAAGAACTTCCTACTGTCTCTGAATCATCGGATATGCGCCATGATGAACAAGTTCTGGTTCATTTAATGGAATCCATGAAGTTGCATGGATTCAATGGACAGATTCAATTGCCAATGCAAATACCTTCTCATCTGTCACACTCCCATTTACTGGCTCCAACTGGTTTTTCACAAAAGCATCTGGCTGCGGTTCCACCAGCTAACTTAATTGGGGCACCATGGTTACCCAATATCCAGTTCCTCCGTGGATTTGTTCCACCACCAGCCCAGTACATACACAATCCAACTTTTGCAACAAATGTTGGAGATGGTAGTGAGAGTGAGAAGCCTATTGCATCAGATGCAAGTCATGATACTGGCAAAAGTTGGCATGAGTATGGTGTTGGATATTCTAGACAATTTGGTTCTGAAGAGAGAGATCCTTGCATCTATGATATGGATGGTAAGGAACGCTCCTCTTTGCCTAATGGTGTGATCGTTGCCCCCTTGGAAAGGCAGGCGGAATTCGCTCTTGAGAATAATGGCGTAGATGATGAAACCTATACCAGCATGTTCCAACATCAAACAAGTAGAGAAGCGAATGGAGTTTACTCTAAGAGTAGTGGTTATGTGAATGTACCTTCTTCACATGCCATTTCATCCAGAGGCAAAGCTCTGGATGCAAGTTCGTGGGACGATGGGACTGTAAATACAACTAGATCATCTGGAGACAATTGGGGAAAAAGACCTGCCTTTGCAGCACCAGCCACAACCACGCATAGCAAGACCAGTTGGCAGATGGGAAATGTCACTGAGCATTTCCCATCTGAAATTGATGATGTCCCCAGGAATATGACAGTTGTACCAATCATTAATGAAGCTTCTGAGATAGTAGCAGGGTCCGATTGTTTTTCAACGCAATCAAGAACTAGTCAAGCAGCAAATGATGTTGATCCATCACAAATCGGCATGCCTAATCCATTGTTTGCACCTTTTCTTATTGGTTCCCCACAGCCGAGACAAGCTGATAGCTCTGGACTGACTTTTGTTCCAACAGGTCCACTAGTTCCTTTTGTTGTGCTCCCATATGTTCCAGGGAATAGCGATGGGTCTGGTCCCCAGTTTGACAGAAGTGAGGCAATTGATCAGCTTCCAGCCAATATTGCGGGTCGAAATTTTACCTCAACAGATTCCAGTGCTACCTCAACAACATCATGCAGTACTATGACTGAGCCATCTGGAGAACACAAACCTGACATCTTGAACAGTGATTTTGTTAGCCATTGGCACAATTTACAGTATGGGCGACTCTGCCAGAATGCTCATCCCCTAGGTCCTGTTCTATACCCTTTTCCGGTTCCACAAATGTATTTGCAGGGCCATGCTGCATGGGAAGGGCCTGGAAGGCCACCTGCAGCAAATGTTAACTGGACACAGATGGCCCCCCCTGGTCAACGAGTATTTCCTGTGATGCCTCTGCAACCTGCTACGGAAAGAGGTACTGGCGTTCTCCATAACTATGGAGAAGATGCACCAAGACACCGTATCGGAACTGGAACCTACTTGCCAAATCCT GTACCCTTTAGGGAAAGGCACTCAAATTCAAGAAACTACAGAGGCGGTTATAATGGTGACAGGAGTGACTATAGTGACAAGGAAGCAAGCTGGATAAACTCAAAACAACGAAATCCAAACCACAGCTATGGACGTAGCCAGTCAGAGAGGTCTGGCATGCGGTCTGATAGACAGGCCAATGATGAGAGTCAGCCTGATAGGCCACGGCGAACTTATAGAAATGACTCATACAGGCATGAGGCAAGCTCTCAATATTTTGTGCAGGGCCAATCTTTTGGATCCACAAACTCTATGCGCAGACAAGGGAACACAGTGCATGGGGGTTATACACCACAATCTACAGCTTCAAATGGTCCCAGTCCTTTATCTGGCCCTCCAGGACCACCGTTTTTTATGGTGTACTCATATGAACCGGGCACAAATCATGGTGCATCCTCATCTGAACCAATTGAATTTGGTTCTCTTGGGCCACTCCCCGCAGCAGATGGTGATGACATACCACGGTCGGCACGCCAAGTTATGCATAATGGTTTTTATGGGCAAAGGCGTGGTCCATATAGGAGTGGTTCCTCTCATTCCTCTCCTGATCAACCATCCTCACCTCAGCCTCGCAG GTAG
- the LOC120692391 gene encoding uncharacterized protein LOC120692391, translating into MSAHIFPVIGNFPRANLQCSIHPSILSCRRALPSRPGSDEATMLGLRGLVAAPAPAAAAPPRGRCSAAAPPEKAGRVSLAVPAAAALSLVIWTSPASAGILSGFSGLESTPGPDLPRLEFLEKWNAENQKKYAEFDNRFKNSQVLKDLLEKSKKNKEKNERLIQDKYCLRGAEWGVGDCSTEGMSEQEREDFISELKKKTGAE; encoded by the exons ATGTCGGCACATATCTTTCCAGTCATCGGCAACTTCCCCCGGGCCAATCTGCAGTGCTCCATCCACCCATCTATCCTCTCGTGCCGTCGTGCGTTGCCAAGCCGACCAGGGAGTGACGAAGCTACCATGCTCGGCCTCCGCGGCCTCGTCGCCGCGCCCGCACCTGCCGCCGCAGCACCACCGAGGGGGcggtgcagcgccgccgcgccgccggagaAGGCCGGCCGGGTTTCCTTGGCcgtccccgcggccgccgcgctctcGCTGGTCATCTGGACCAGTCCAG CGAGCGCCGGCATCCTGTCAGGTTTCTCGGGGTTGGAGTCGACGCCAGGCCCGGACCTGCCCCGGCTCGAGTTCCTGGAGAAATGGAATG CCGAGAACCAGAAGAAGTACGCCGAGTTCGACAACAGGTTCAAGAACTCCCAGGTGCTGAAGGACCTGCTCGAGAAGTCTAAGAAGAACAAGGAGAA GAACGAGAGGTTGATCCAGGACAAGTACTGCCTGAGGGGCGCCGAGTGGGGCGTCGGGGACTGCTCCACGGAGGGCATGTCAGAACAGGAGCGGGAGGATTTCATCTCGGAGCTCAAGAAGAAAACTGGAGCGGAATAG
- the LOC120687964 gene encoding uncharacterized protein At5g01610-like, with the protein MEKALTKLGSFTISRKAKKELSAIGDDISRFSSTVEEKAKWVFEKLKGHKKSLSDLLREHNLPPGLFPRNIICYEYDESNSKLVVHLSKPCEVSFKDSSIIRYAPRVKATLSRGKLSGIEGMKTKVVVWVKVASVSLESYKSDKVCFIAGVKKLRQKDAYEVPREAVSVEEF; encoded by the exons ATGGAGAAGGCTCTCACCAAGCTCGGCAGCTTCACCATCTCCCGCAAGGCCAAGAAGGAGCTCTCCGCCATCGGCGATGACATCTCC CGTTTCTCCAGCACCGTGGAGGAGAAGGCAAAATGGGTGTTCGAGAAGCTCAAAG GACACAAGAAGTCACTTTCTGATCTCCTGCGTGAGCACAACCTCCCTCCAGGCCTCTTCCCTCGGAACATCATCTGCTATGAGTATGATGAATCAAACTCGAAGCTTGTGGTGCACCTGTCCAAGCCTTGCGAGGTGAGCTTCAAGGATTCCTCCATTATACGGTATGCTCCTCGCGTCAAGGCGACTCTGTCCCGAGGCAAGCTTTCTGGGATTGAAGGCATGAAGACCAAAGTAGTGGTGTGGGTGAAGGTGGCCAGCGTGAGCCTCGAGAGCTACAAGTCCGACAAGGTGTGCTTCATTGCCGGCGTGAAGAAGCTGAGGCAGAAGGATGCTTACGAGGTCCCCCGCGAAGCCGTCTCCGTCGAGGAGTTCTGA